The DNA segment TACATGTGCATCAGTTAAATATGTCACTGATACACAATCAGATAACAGCTCTGTGTGGTGAAACTAAGCTGCTCCTCTTCTGCTGACTGTAGTGGACCGAAGGGGTGAGTCTGAGGAGTCTGGTGATGATGAGACCAGAAGGAGGAGTATCAATGGAGACGTGGACCCCAATCAGCCTGCTGCCACAAGTAAATCATCACATCTCCAGCACAGTCACATAGAAGGGGACATGAGTCAGGCTGTCAGCTGTAATGCAGTGTCATCATGAATAATTAAGAGTGCGACACAGAGTGATGCAGTGGCCATAGTGGTTTATCTGATTAATTCTTGCTCTTGTTAAAGGTAAAGAAGAGTCTCCTGTTGACATGGACACCATAACCTTGGATCCAGAGGAAGAGGTGAAAGGATGGTCTAAAAACACTGCTGCCGTCTGGCTGTGGCAACTGTGACAAATTTGATCTGTTAATGGTTTTTAATAAATTGTCTATCTCTAATGACAATTTTGttggatgattaaaaaaacaaagcctttAGCTGTCTTTGAGGAAGACACTCAGAGCATTAATGAAGTCACAAACAGCAGTTTGTTAGGTTAAGATTAGCGTTGCAGCAGTATATAATTAATGGTTATCATACTGTGGCATCTgtagtagtaaaaaaaaaaatgcaagtggatgaaaaatcttaactttgttttagctgtttttaaaagggagaatatttacacataacaacatttaaaaaatgattccaCGTTTCAGttaaagtgataaaacattttttcaactaAATGAAAAACCCTGTTTTCCTTTCTCATACCGTTGCAAACCTAGTTAAGTTATAGTAGAAGAGTATGTTATATCATATTGTGTTTACTTGTGATTTAAACCTCTACCTGGGAGTGGAGACAAAGTTCTTTATTGCAACGTAATGttatatgtgaaaaaatatgttcTAACTATACATTTAGAAAGGATGTCTTCCTAATCTCTCTGTTGTCTTTCTAGGATGTTGATCTTGTTCATTGTCGTATTGGAAAAATTGAAGGATTGGAGGTGCTACAGAAGGCTAAAGTAAGTAACCTCAGTGTTTAGTGTCACCATCAGTGAATTGTGAAGTAATGGTAGCAGcacattttgcaaaatcttGAGTAAttcctttatttttccttgCAAGAGAAACCAGACAGAATTTTTGTAGCAacgttgtgttgttttttctttgttaataatttctaaaagagaaaagaagatgtgtttaaagtttaaaataaaaatacagcttttgATTGTTTCCATTAATTGCTGTCTTTTGTGTATCTCTTTATATAGACACTCTCCTTACGACAGAATCTCATCAAAAAGATAGAAAACCTCGACAGTTTGAGCTCACTGCGGGAACTAGATCTTTATGACAATCAGATCCGCAAGCTGGAGAACCTGCACTGCCTCACAGAGATGGAgtaagtcaaaacaaaaacgGGCAAAAGTCAAGTTATTTATGGAAAATCCAGTTTCTACACACTTGTATCAAGTGATTGTTGGGGCATTATCTCAAAAATAACTGATTACAGTGAGCATGCTTGTTTGACTGATCAACAGGCAGCTCGACGTGTCCTTCAATCTGCTGCGGAAGGTGGAGGGTTTGGAGCAGATGACTCGGCTGAAGAAACTTTTTCTGCTTCACAACAAAATTAGCAGCATTGCCAACCTGGAACACCTCACGAACCTGGACATGTTGGAGCTGGGCTCCAATCGCATCCGGGTACGACATAAAGGGTGTCTAAGGCAGCGAGAAATGATGTTCAAATTTATTTCAGTGCTACActtagaaaaacacaatttattaaaatgatggtgtaaatgttttaaattgttggacattagtgaaatatttctgaaatcattgcattgtgtttatttgtgtctcattttgttgttttcacaggTCATGGAGAACCTGGATACACTGTCAACTTTGCAAAGTTTGTTTCTTGGCACCAATAAAATAACTAAGCTTCAGAATCTGGAGGGTTTACACAATCTGACTGTTTTAAGCATTCAGGTAATTCACAAGTCTTTGTCAACGCACTGTGTGAAGGGAGTCAAATTGAGGTGCATTTATGGAAATATTGGTAAATaattttgtgtacttttaatTGCAGAGTAACCGCATCACTAAAATTGAGGGTCTACAGAATCTTGTCAACCTGAAAGAGCTCTATCTGAGCCACAATGGCATTGAGGTCATTGAGGGCTTGGAAAACAACGTGAGTTACAGAAATTCGACAAACTTTTTCTGAAAGGGCTGAATGTGCCGAACTGTCCATCATGTATATTTGGGCAAACTAAAACCGAAGTTAGTTCAGTACATTCAAACTCTTATTTGTTTTCCCTCGCAGAAAAAGCTCACAACCCTGGACATCGCAGCCAATCGAGtaaagaaaattgaaaacatCAGCCATCTGACGGACCTGCAGGAGTTCTGGGTATGAATAGTTTGTGTAGTTAAACTACAATATaatttgatggtgttttttattttgtattatgcAAATTGTTTAGGGCCACTATAGCCTAACCAATACAGCAGACGTTTTAAATtgacaaagcagaaaaaataataataacaatgaactaaatataactaataacacaaacaatgtcTCTGTTTCATGAAGTGTCAGTCATGCCAAAGTGAGCAGGAAATAGAGTCCTGGACTGTCAGCTATCATCAGTTAAATAATTAGACCTGTATGTATCCTGCTATGacatataaaaatgcaaataatacCTTgagatatatatgtatgtatatatatataaagtggtTACTAAAAAGTATTTAAGACTTAAAAATGGATGAACAACTACACCATagttcaagtttatttttagctttaaaaaatcaattgatAGATTTCTATTAGATTTTGAAAGTAACGCAAGATTGATTGAAGAACGTGTCTATATGACAGTGCAGGTCCTcaaaacaacaattatttaGTCTGAAAAGGGAAAATTTGCATGTTAATTCATCAGTTTCCTGTTTGCCGACTGACTCTTTTGCTGTTATACAGCACTCTACTTTCCGGTTTCAGCAAAAGTAaagttttctgactttttaaaagctTCAAGGTTTCTTTCCCATTTGAAAAACTACGTTGTTTAGTTGAAATACAAATTCAACAGAAACACTTTACCTTGAATCCCCCTATTTGTGCTAAGAAGCGTTACCCTTCCCAGGTGTTTTATCTGTGCAGCCTTGGGATTTAAAATCTGATCGTAgatctgttttttcttattttttttaatatccttGGTACTTAACATACTGTTGAATGTATTATTAATGAAGATTGTACTGTTTTAAACACGtatcaaaaatgtaatgaagtattGATATCTTAAACAACCTTAGCACAGTctaaaactacattttagtGTACAAACCTTAAGTAGTTTGTAAAGTCTtgttaattcttttttatttgtctctaCAATCTCCAAGTTTGTGACTGAACTATCTGAGCAAAACGAAGTCTGTCATCTTATTGGCTTATTTGTCTTTCAATCTCTCTGCAGATGAATGATAACCAGATAGATAACTGGTCAGATCTCGATGAGTTGAAGAATGCCAAGTCTCTGGAGACGGTCTACCTTGAAAGAAACCCTCTACAGAAGGATCCACAGTACCGGCGAAAGATCATGCTGGCGCTGCCCAGCGTACGCCAGATCGACGCTACCTTCATCCGCTTctaaactgcagtttaaaaattCACCTGCCGACTTCACAGTGTTCTCCCTCACCGCCCTGCCGGCCCAACTCACAGAACAAACTTCATTTTGAAACACATTGGCGCCACTGGATCATATAGTCACTCcgtacacagagacacattccAACATAAACTCTCACCCATCTCTCACTCAAcatacatgtatgcatgtatgcactCATTCACACCTTGATCTATGCTACTGTGTGGAAgcttatgtatttattaagcTGGATATGAACTGtgaaggattttaaaaaagtacccTGCACCcatttcctcatttttcttctgcacttatttttcttttattgttttgcatgttgGATACAGAATGGAGGCTCTTTCCTCAATCATTCAGTGCCAGTCAGGAAAATAAGATATCAGTCTTATTTATCACGTTGTTGAAGTTGCACTGCTATCATATGAGTGGAGAGGGTGGCATTCTTACtatttgaagcatttttatTATTCCTTATGGTTGGATAGGATGAGACTGTTCTCACGGGGTACACAGAGGGTAAAAGAATAACCGAACATCAAATATGAAGGGAAAGTccgtaataaaaaacaatttacgTATCTTAATCTTCAGAATAGCTTCTCATTTGGTTTtcccacatttaaaaactgtcCTGAATAAGATGCCAAACTTAACAGCCACAGAAACGTCTTAACACGAAGATGTGCACATTGTTGCGACAGACCAATATTCTGAAGCCCTGTTGGTCCAAAAAAGGTCCCAGTTTACCAAAAGCCCATTTTTCCGACAGCCTGTTATCCCCTAAACAAACACTCATTGCTCTGGAGTCCCTCCAGGCTTCTTCAAAAATACCTTCTGCAGTGAGAAAACTCacagccagaaaaaatgtttgcattgtacatttctgtaaaaccACAGATGCATTATTGTGGTGATTGTGTGGctagatttaggcacaaaaaccacttaattatggttaggaaaagatcatccTTTGGTTAAACACCCACCCTTGGTGGCATAAAAGCTTGGTGAAAAACACCTGGGTTTGGGGGCTGAAACGCCACTGAGAAACCTCGCAAGGGGTCTGTCAAAACACTTGTGATCAGTGTGGCTCACATGCTGCTGGGAACTGGAACTAGCTGCAgggagtgtgtattttcagaaaaaacagGACTTCAGAGCgaaaggtgtttgtttttaggataATGGGCTGTTGGAGAAATGGGCTTTCAGtacaatgggacatttttcgcACTAACGGGGCTTTGTAATTTTTGGCTGTCATAATAATGGCAGGCACCACAGTGACACCATGCAGATTACAGTCAGTTCAGTGAACCTGCTCACttctgtctttttaaggaaaacagcagaaactgctgaataattttaataaactgGTATCATTACTGATGAGGGGCAAATCCTGATGTCCAGCAGCCTTGTCTATGCCTTGTCTAGATATTTTACAGCTTATTTTCTGATTAATAGGAGTGACatctgcagttaaaaaaaaaaaaagctcacgAGAATGTGGAAATAATTTAATGTGTCCATAAAGATGGTTTTGTAATCAGTGGTACGTCACTGATTACAGCTTTAGTTCTCTTTTTACTTTGGTAAAAACTGTCGATACATCATTACATTATTTGATCTAATTACAgttaaatgtggattttttttaaaatgaatttactTAATAATGGCAGGACTGGTCTCATGTAAGTGTTGTTAACTAATGTAAGATAACGTAATTAATGCTGTtaacaatttttaaacatattttgagGTTTAAAATTTTCAGATGTGTAAAGACACTCCAGTGACACattctgtaatatttttatttggcCTTCAGTGTCGCTTAAAAATAGATAATcctgtgtatttatgtttgcCATAGGATTTCTTATATCAAGCACTAATATGAACAAACACCGAGGGACCGATTCTTATGCTCCTCTGTATATAATGCTTGAATGCACTTGATTTACTCCCGGgttacaatttaaaaagtgatgcaTCTTTTATATGAGGGTAATTTCCTTCCACCTCAGGACTAAAAGGTCACATTTGGATGCAGCACAGGCGCATCAGATTACAATGCACTGCTGAGTTTACATGGAGAGCGCTAAACTAAGTGCTCTCGGTGCAACATAAGATACTGACCATTATCACCTAATTCCTTTTATCTGGGTCCAAAGTACGCCCTCAAACTGTTAAAGAGGCCTGAGTTAATACTTTATCTCCCTTTTGTAGGCAAGAAAATAACAGCATCATATGCTGGTTTCTATTGTAGGTGTCTTTAGATGACAATTTGCTCTCTTTGAGAGGAACTGAGTCATCATAAATCAGATTATTTGTAGTGATTTTGACCATAAGTCGACTGTAGAGCATTTCTGAGCCCATTATCAGACTATCAGCAAAACTGAAGGACATTATACATTATTGAAATGAATGTTATTTTCTATTAGCTTTAActataattactttaaaattggCCAGTGGGATTGCAAGTGTCACTTTGTGTATTTGTAAATACAGTTTGGACATCTCATGATGTAGAAAGTCAGTGCCATCACACCTTCCctttgtaaagttttttttgttttgttaatgcCAGGCAGCACAGCAGATTTGTGTGAGATACCGTAATTAAGATTACTTGACCTTGATTGGTCTCTGAATGAGAAATTGTTCAGATTACTCGTAGCCGATTGTTGTTAGAACTGAGTCTTCAGGTTCGGGACTTGGTTGATGCTGTTTTCAAACTGAATGTATTatgcaaacaataaaattacactACTTAAGGAAAAACTGTATgtagttttaatttaaatatttgtcatgactaaaatatttcaattttgtaACTtcatgtcaccccctctctctcccatccACAATTGTCATTTCAGATATTCACTGCGTCATTGTTCCTTGGACAAATTCTGTCACTTTTGCCATTCATGTGTATTGGGCTTTTAATTTTAGATATCCACAACATCATTTTAGATATTCAGAATGTTCATTCTGGATATCTGCAATTTAATTCTTACTGGGAAAAATGCCTATTTTAAATATCTACAATAGTTATTACCTTGTCTATATctgaaatgttcattttgacCAGGAAGAATTTAATTGCGGATATCTGCAATACATATCCAGTCTACCTATCAAATGTTAGAATGGCCACTTATACTTTTTAACGATTAATGATTAAGTTTTAGATTTCTTGAAACACAATTTCTACATGTAAGAGTGAATTACTGATATCTATAATTAACTTTCTGACTAGTGACAATGCAGTTTTGACCAGGAGAAATGTTATTATGGTTTTATGGATATCTAAAATGTAATTAGCCTACAGATAAAATGGCCATTTAAAAATTCGaacaatttggtttgatttcttttagtaAACGGGAAGTAGTTAATTAACAActacagaagaaatgaccccaaaattagcatgaaattagtaatcagtagtgattgattgattgaaacaGTACAAGAAGATTTCCAGAAAATTAGGGGgggtaaagattttttttttaaggacaattttaataaaacaaagaaaggaacTTTGAAAAAGttcatgaaaatataataactctgcaacataattttatatatgtaattatgataaatgcaaatatagttttcctaGCTTTTccatttgcaatttgtggagcatttcttaccatGTTGCTATTTGCCtctttcctatgtttttgaaagaaattgcactaaTATGCTCaaaattcaaaggtttaagttcctgtaaaagacatctgaaagccGCACAAGATGTTgctccagattttaaagggtcaaGCCAATATGTGCATTCAAAACCCTCCTTTGGTAAAAGTAAGAAGTATTATCGGTACGTTGTAGTTAAATTATCAAAGGTAAATTAACTCGTTTTGCAGTAAAATGCCCCCTGTGACTGCTGTAGTAGTATACACTCTGGTCCCAGTCTTAGTACAGTAATCTGTTAGCTGCTGGCTCATcgacctccatgttgagagccgtgTGCAGACAATCCCCGAACCACAAATGCTCTGAAAGTCATGTCGAGCTcctttgaaaactgaaggaGGCATGCGGGAACTGCGtacaaatacatgaaaaacccacaactttaaaaaaataactcacaaATATGCCACTAACGCCCCATTCATGTTTACTGAACTACATAACCCAGAATGCAGCACAATCCCTTGGTGACGTAGGGGGCCCGCGCCGCGCCAGGCGGAGGGAAAAGGACGGCGTAGCGCATGCGCCacatttatgttgttgtttgtggcGGTAAGATGGCGGCGCTCGGAGACACCTCAGCTCCGGGGGTGAATGGGTTAATACAACAATTCACAGCAATAACaggtaaaaataacattttattttacgtTTAATCTATTAAGTAGGTTCTGGTCATCCAACAGGAATGGCTACCTTGTCAAACAAACCACGAAATTAGCGCGTGGACAAGAAAACGGACGTTAAGTCTTCCCCTGGCCCCTACGCTGTCAATGCTTTGCAGAGGGAAAAAGCACAGCCAGATATCTGCTTAACTCATGTGAAAGACACAGAAAAGGGACCATTTAACCATCCGATTTGAATATTATCCGCCACGGCCACTTCAAAACATCACATAGTATTTGTGGTGCTCGTTACAGACACTATCCCGCTAGCCCGGAGCTGATTTTCTGCTCGTTTTTTCCCATCGCATGTTGTTTGATAGTGGGGAATGGACGTCGGCTGAGCAACATTTCCCTTCTTCATCACCAGCCAGGCTTCATGTTGTGTTACTGCACGTTAGTCTTCACTCTGACGCCAAACCACACTCCGATAAGCTCGCTGTTTGTCTCCGACCACTCGTTCAGAGTTCCTCAATAGTTTATGTGTGCTTTAACACGATGGACAGTGTTTcagttttaagttatttaacGGAAAAGAGAGGAGACCCAGGGCTGCTGTTGGACTTGGAAAGTGAAACAGACATGCGCAGTACACGCAGAGAGATCAGTGCAGCCAAACGGTGCTGTTCACTTAGTAAGATAAAGTTAACCCTCCCATCTAATGTTATCTCACATGCAGAGCATTTTCATAGTTTTACTTATTGTGTCGGTTCATGATCTTTGGACATTTAAAGTAGATTCTGGCGTATTTGCAGACTGTTTGTAGCCTGCAAAATCACGTAGCGTAGTTGAGCAACATATGTGCTTACTATTTCCCAAAGCCTTTGTTTAAACcggatgcattttttttctgtcttcagaCAGTTGGCTTTCATTCATTTCAGTACAGTGTTGCAGTCAACTTGCAAAGACTTGTTAGTAATGCAGCACAGGGAACAGCAACTCTGCCTTTATGAAGTTACACTGTTGTTGTAGGATGTTCACATTGAAATTGGAAAGCCTGTTTAAATTGTAAGTATGCATTGTCACAAGAAATtaacatgaatgaaaaatacTAGAGGCCCCCCAACAAGAAAGTAATCACACTTCCAAAAACTTGTTAGCAGTTTGTTTTACGTAATATGTagaaaacaggttaaaaaatgCGTATGGTACTCTAAATGTTGTTAGAGATAAAGTTCATGAAGTAATTGCTGAGTAGTGGAAAATTTATTCTTCTCTTActctttttcagatttttaagatttcagttTGTTCTTTATGAGAATCGGTTCATTAAGTTTGTTATATAGGTTATCATTCATTTCaattactgttattttgttttgtttgttttacatgtttagaAAAGATATCAACCAAATCAATTAGATTAGTTTCAATATACGACTGAAGCTGCGGACATCAAATGATGACTGATGTTTTGTATGTAGTATGTCAACAGTATTACCTTGCGGCACACTTAAATGTTACTATATGTTTTGCAGGCTACAGATTTACAGATGCATTGTAGCTGTAGACATATGCCGATAAGTACCAAGAAATTGCagcacaaaaatgacaaatatataaatatacttaaGTGTATGAATAATATATAGCTTGGTCACAATTCTTTAATAACCAAATTTCAGGatctgtataaaatatttttgaataatgttaaaaattatttgcgtcagcacttaaaaaaacctttcaaatattgatattattttgaaaatatgaaatatatttgaTCGTACTGTAGTCACAACACAGTAATACATATTGTCACAATACTGACATTTCTAATTTTGGCACAATATTTAGGAAACATTGACACTGAGggcattaaatgtttttttttaattaaaagatacATTTAACAAGGCTAAAACATGACAACAGTGAGATCAGCAGAATGAATGACTGTAATAAA comes from the Plectropomus leopardus isolate mb chromosome 12, YSFRI_Pleo_2.0, whole genome shotgun sequence genome and includes:
- the ppp1r7 gene encoding protein phosphatase 1 regulatory subunit 7, whose amino-acid sequence is MASRSVGELQEMEVDRRGESEESGDDETRRRSINGDVDPNQPAATSKEESPVDMDTITLDPEEEDVDLVHCRIGKIEGLEVLQKAKTLSLRQNLIKKIENLDSLSSLRELDLYDNQIRKLENLHCLTEMEQLDVSFNLLRKVEGLEQMTRLKKLFLLHNKISSIANLEHLTNLDMLELGSNRIRVMENLDTLSTLQSLFLGTNKITKLQNLEGLHNLTVLSIQSNRITKIEGLQNLVNLKELYLSHNGIEVIEGLENNKKLTTLDIAANRVKKIENISHLTDLQEFWMNDNQIDNWSDLDELKNAKSLETVYLERNPLQKDPQYRRKIMLALPSVRQIDATFIRF